A genomic stretch from Scatophagus argus isolate fScaArg1 chromosome 19, fScaArg1.pri, whole genome shotgun sequence includes:
- the nmbr gene encoding neuromedin-B receptor, giving the protein MDDDFLSNLPPDSEALSPNSTEEPGWWPPSDGGETVHFAVRFVMTSVYSVIITVGLLGNITLVKIFITNSAMRSVPNIFISSLAAGDLLLLVTCVPVDAFRYFSEEWVFGEAACKLIPVIQLTSVGVSVFTLTALSADRYKAIVNPMDIQTSSAVFWTCLKAVSIWLLSVLLAVPEAIFSQVVTMHGHRDNTNVTFVNCVPYPLSNQMHPKIHSVMIFLVYFLIPLAIISVYYYHIARTLMKSAHDMPGEVSEHTKRQMETRKRLAKIVLVFVGLFALCWFPNHVLYMYRSFHYHQMDLSLAHLVITLLARVLSFSSSCVNPFALYLLSESFRRHFNSQLRCGRGPRPERQASYLHSTSHIRLTSIKKTTPTAAITAPAANGSSNRQEVAL; this is encoded by the exons ATGGACGACGACTTCCTCTCTAACTTACCTCCAGACTCCGAGGCTCTGAGCCCCAACTCCACCGAGGAGCCCGGCTGGTGGCCGCCGTCGGACGGCGGGGAGACGGTCCACTTCGCCGTGCGCTTCGTCATGACCTCGGTATACTCCGTGATCATCACCGTGGGTCTGCTGGGCAACATCACCCTGGTGAAGATCTTCATCACCAACAGCGCCATGCGCAGCGTGCCCAACATCTTCATCTCCAGCCTGGCGGCGGGagacctgctgctgctcgtcACCTGCGTGCCGGTGGACGCCTTCCGCTACTTCTCCGAGGAGTGGGTGTTCGGCGAGGCGGCGTGCAAACTCATCCCCGTCATCCAGCTCACCTCGGTCGGCGTGTCCGTGTTCACACTGACGGCGCTCAGCGCGGACAG atACAAGGCCATAGTGAACCCGATGGACATCCAGACGTCCAGCGCTGTCTTCTGGACGTGTCTGAAGGCTGTTTCTATCTGGCTGCTGTCCGTCCTGCTGGCTGTCCCTGAAGCCATTTTCTCTCAAGTTGTCACCATGCat GGTCACAGAGACAACACTAACGTCACCTTTGTGAACTGCGTGCCGTACCCGCTGTCCAATCAGATGCATCCCAAGATCCACTCTGTGATGATCTTCCTGGTTTACTTCTTGATCCCTTTGGCCATCATCTCAGTGTATTACTACCACATCGCCCGCACTCTGATGAAGAGCGCTCACGACATGCCGGGGGAAGTCAGCGAGCACACCAAGAGACAG aTGGAGACCAGGAAGCGTCTGGCCAAGATCGTGTTGGTGTTCGTGGGCCTGTTTGCCCTGTGCTGGTTTCCCAACCACGTCCTCTACATGTACCGCTCCTTCCACTACCACCAGATGGATCTGTCGCTGGCTCACCTCGTCATCACCCTGCTGGCCCGAGTCCTCAGCTTCTCCTCGTCCTGCGTCAACCCGTTCGCCCTCTACCTGCTCAGCGAGAGCTTCCGCAGACACTTCAACAG ccaGCTGCGATGTGGTCGAGGTCCCCGCCCTGAGCGCCAAGCCAGCTACCTGCATAGCACCTCCCACATTCGCCTCACCTCCATCAAGAAGACCACGCCCACCGCCGCCATCACTGCTCCAGCAGCCAACGGCAGCTCCAACAGACAGGAGGTGGCTCTGTGA